The following coding sequences lie in one Cyanobacterium sp. Dongsha4 genomic window:
- a CDS encoding aromatic ring-hydroxylating dioxygenase subunit alpha has product MGQLEVKPNIRTCGVNPNHWYVVARSVEVTDKPYCVTLWYENIVIFRNAQGKIKALEDRCPHRQVKLSDGVVVGDDIECAYHGWRFNEEGKCSFVPYLQENQRLPNCKLKAYPVQELDGFIWLFLGDGDSEKIKPMGLPEWEHLNYIASVTTIDCPGHFSYLIENLMDMYHGHLHDNYQAWAEANLKEIETTSQRIDVLYNAQSYYRIDKIWSVSQLFFPALRRLHPEPLRVSYVYPHWSSSLGEDFKIYCLFCPIDETTTKAYLIHFTSLQAFWRLHKLPVWFRRFVKNSLFNAAKGLLDGLVEQDIAMIKQEQEAFNRNPLRRNYELNSAIAPVQKLIINQWQLRNF; this is encoded by the coding sequence ATGGGACAACTAGAAGTTAAGCCAAATATTCGTACTTGCGGAGTTAATCCTAATCATTGGTATGTGGTTGCTAGAAGTGTGGAAGTAACGGATAAACCCTATTGTGTGACTCTTTGGTATGAAAATATTGTAATTTTTCGTAACGCTCAAGGAAAAATTAAGGCTTTAGAAGACCGTTGTCCCCATCGTCAGGTAAAGTTAAGTGATGGTGTGGTAGTAGGTGATGATATTGAATGTGCTTATCATGGTTGGCGGTTTAATGAGGAGGGGAAATGTTCTTTTGTACCTTATTTACAGGAAAATCAACGGTTGCCCAATTGTAAGTTAAAGGCTTATCCCGTACAAGAATTAGATGGTTTTATTTGGTTGTTTTTAGGTGATGGTGACTCGGAAAAAATTAAGCCTATGGGTTTGCCTGAGTGGGAGCATCTCAACTATATTGCTAGTGTAACCACTATTGACTGCCCCGGACATTTTTCTTATTTAATTGAAAATTTAATGGATATGTATCATGGGCATTTACATGACAATTATCAGGCATGGGCGGAAGCGAATTTAAAGGAAATTGAGACAACTTCTCAACGCATAGATGTTTTATATAATGCTCAAAGTTATTATCGTATTGACAAAATATGGTCTGTTTCTCAATTATTTTTTCCTGCCCTAAGACGTTTACATCCTGAACCTTTAAGGGTAAGCTATGTCTATCCTCATTGGAGTTCGAGTTTAGGGGAAGATTTCAAAATTTATTGTTTATTCTGCCCCATTGATGAAACTACGACTAAGGCTTATCTTATTCATTTTACTTCTTTACAGGCTTTTTGGCGTTTACATAAGTTACCTGTGTGGTTTCGTCGTTTTGTCAAAAATAGTTTATTTAATGCGGCAAAGGGTTTATTAGATGGATTGGTAGAGCAAGATATTGCAATGATAAAACAAGAGCAAGAGGCTTTTAATCGTAATCCTTTACGGCGTAATTATGAATTAAATAGTGCGATCGCACCTGTACAAAAATTAATTATAAACCAATGGCAATTAAGAAATTTTTAA
- the purL gene encoding phosphoribosylformylglycinamidine synthase subunit PurL: MTSPFTPEEIASEGIKPAEYEDIVNRLGRHPNKAELGMFGVMWSEHCCYKNSKPLLSQFPTEGDRILVGPGENAGVVDFGNGLRVAFKIESHNHPSAIEPFQGAATGVGGILRDIFTMGARPIALLNSLRFGNLDNAHTKRIFKGVVEGISHYGNCVGVPTIGGEVYFNSAYRGNPLVNAMAIGLMETDEIVKAGASGVGNPVLYVGSTTGRDGMGGASFASAELTDESMDDRPAVQVGDPFLEKSLIEACLEAFKTGAVVSAQDMGAAGITCSTSEMAAKGGLGIELDLDKIPARETGMIPYEYLLSESQERMLFVAQKGREQELIDIFERWGLHAVVAGEVIADPIVRIFHQGAIAAEVPCTALADNTPVYHRELMSEAPAYAQKAWAWHESLLPECSKEGVKGQKWGEILLSLLDSPSIASKRWIYRQYDYQVQNNTVMLPGGADASIIRVRPVNGKPELATTGIAATTDCNSRYTYLDPYLGAKLAVAEAARNLSCVGADAIAITDNLNFGSPEKPVGYWQLHHACRGISEACEEFKTPVTGGNVSLYNETVDSEGNPQPIYPTPVIGMVGLIPDINHICGQGWQNEGDIIYLLGKFNPSLGASEYLEVIHGTVAGKPPELDYELEKAVQSVCCEGIRSDLVKSAHDCAEGGIATALAECCISGKLGCDVTLEMGDNRLDTMLFGELASLIIVSVSADNQEQWEAQLTAKLGNNWQKIGVVKGNSLVINNPEQNLITLDVNNLTDTWGGAIERRL, encoded by the coding sequence ATGACCTCACCTTTTACTCCTGAAGAAATCGCCTCCGAAGGTATTAAACCAGCAGAATATGAAGATATTGTTAATCGTTTAGGCAGACACCCCAACAAAGCCGAGTTAGGAATGTTTGGCGTAATGTGGTCAGAGCATTGTTGCTATAAAAACTCGAAACCCTTACTCTCCCAATTTCCTACAGAGGGCGATCGCATCTTAGTTGGACCGGGAGAAAATGCAGGGGTTGTGGACTTTGGTAATGGTTTACGGGTTGCCTTTAAAATTGAATCCCATAATCACCCAAGCGCGATCGAACCTTTTCAGGGGGCGGCTACAGGGGTAGGAGGTATATTAAGAGACATCTTTACTATGGGGGCAAGACCGATCGCCCTTCTTAACTCTCTACGATTCGGAAACCTTGATAATGCCCATACTAAGCGTATTTTTAAAGGGGTTGTAGAGGGTATATCACATTACGGTAATTGCGTTGGCGTACCCACTATTGGAGGTGAAGTTTACTTTAACAGTGCTTATCGGGGCAATCCCCTCGTTAATGCAATGGCGATCGGACTTATGGAAACCGATGAAATCGTCAAAGCTGGGGCTTCTGGGGTAGGTAATCCCGTGTTATACGTTGGCTCAACCACTGGTAGAGACGGCATGGGAGGGGCAAGTTTTGCTAGTGCGGAATTAACCGATGAATCTATGGACGATCGCCCCGCAGTACAAGTAGGAGATCCTTTTCTGGAAAAATCCTTAATTGAAGCCTGTTTAGAAGCCTTTAAAACGGGGGCGGTTGTTTCTGCACAGGATATGGGAGCGGCAGGGATCACTTGTTCTACCTCTGAAATGGCGGCAAAAGGCGGTTTAGGCATTGAGTTAGACTTAGACAAAATCCCTGCACGGGAAACGGGTATGATTCCTTACGAGTATCTCCTCTCCGAATCTCAGGAAAGAATGTTATTTGTTGCCCAAAAAGGACGGGAACAGGAATTAATTGATATATTTGAAAGATGGGGACTCCATGCGGTTGTCGCAGGAGAGGTGATCGCAGATCCCATTGTCAGAATTTTCCATCAAGGTGCGATCGCCGCCGAAGTGCCTTGTACAGCTTTAGCGGATAATACTCCCGTTTACCATCGAGAATTGATGAGCGAAGCCCCTGCATACGCCCAAAAAGCATGGGCTTGGCATGAGTCATTATTGCCTGAATGCTCGAAAGAAGGAGTAAAAGGTCAAAAATGGGGTGAAATCCTTTTAAGCCTCCTTGATAGCCCTTCTATCGCCTCTAAACGATGGATTTATCGTCAATACGACTACCAAGTGCAGAACAATACTGTTATGCTCCCCGGTGGTGCAGATGCGTCTATTATTCGGGTGCGCCCTGTCAATGGTAAACCTGAGTTAGCCACTACGGGTATCGCTGCCACCACTGATTGTAATTCCCGTTATACCTATCTTGATCCCTATTTAGGGGCAAAATTAGCCGTTGCTGAAGCCGCCCGTAATCTCTCTTGTGTGGGTGCAGATGCGATCGCAATTACTGATAATTTGAACTTTGGTAGCCCTGAAAAACCCGTTGGTTATTGGCAATTACACCACGCCTGTCGAGGCATTTCCGAGGCTTGTGAAGAGTTTAAAACCCCTGTTACAGGTGGAAATGTATCTCTCTATAACGAAACCGTTGACAGCGAAGGTAATCCCCAACCTATTTATCCTACTCCTGTGATTGGTATGGTGGGTTTAATCCCAGACATTAACCATATTTGTGGACAAGGATGGCAAAATGAGGGTGATATTATCTACTTATTAGGTAAATTTAACCCCAGTTTAGGTGCGTCGGAGTATTTAGAGGTTATTCATGGCACTGTGGCAGGAAAACCCCCAGAATTAGATTATGAGTTAGAAAAAGCGGTGCAATCAGTCTGTTGTGAGGGGATTCGCTCGGATTTAGTCAAATCTGCCCATGATTGTGCGGAGGGAGGTATTGCCACTGCTTTAGCGGAATGTTGTATCAGTGGAAAATTAGGTTGTGATGTCACCCTCGAAATGGGAGATAATCGCCTTGATACTATGCTATTCGGAGAGTTAGCCAGTTTAATTATCGTTTCTGTATCTGCTGACAATCAAGAGCAATGGGAAGCCCAATTAACGGCAAAATTAGGCAATAATTGGCAAAAAATCGGAGTTGTTAAGGGTAATTCTCTGGTTATTAACAATCCTGAACAAAATCTCATTACCCTCGATGTTAATAATTTAACTGATACTTGGGGAGGTGCGATCGAACGTCGTTTGTAA
- the trmFO gene encoding FADH(2)-oxidizing methylenetetrahydrofolate--tRNA-(uracil(54)-C(5))-methyltransferase TrmFO, translating into MTDTNVIVIGGGLAGTEATWQIAQAGVPVTLYEMRPVKNSPAHHSSELAELVCSNSFGADAVDRAAGLLHEELRRLNSIIIQTADEHKVPAGGALAVDRGVFSSNLTQTLANHPLITLERSEIKEIPRDSIVVLATGPLTSDSLAQQLQDLTGMDYLNFFDAASPIIVGESINRDIAFLASRYDKGEAAYLNCPMDKEQYLHFWQELCRAEQAELKDFERESANFFEGCLPIEELAQRGEDTMRYGPLKPIGLFDSRLGDFKAPENKAKRPYAVVQLRQEDKAGQLWNMVGFQTNLRWGEQKRVFRLIPGLENAEFVRMGVMHKNTFLNAPQLLKPTLQFKYRDTLLAAGQLIGTEGYTAAAAGGWLAGTNAARIALNQCPITLPNVTMMGALMDFISTADAKHFQPMPPNFGILPNLPQKIRNKRERYQAYASRSLEAVRSSGLGVRS; encoded by the coding sequence ATGACAGATACCAATGTAATTGTAATCGGTGGAGGTTTAGCTGGTACAGAAGCCACATGGCAAATAGCCCAAGCTGGTGTGCCTGTAACCCTTTACGAAATGCGCCCCGTAAAAAATAGCCCTGCTCATCATAGCTCAGAATTAGCAGAATTAGTTTGTAGTAATTCCTTTGGTGCGGATGCCGTTGATCGAGCCGCAGGTTTATTACATGAAGAATTACGCCGTCTTAACTCCATTATCATTCAAACCGCAGACGAACATAAAGTTCCTGCAGGAGGAGCATTAGCAGTGGATAGAGGAGTGTTCAGTTCAAATTTGACTCAAACCCTTGCCAATCATCCTCTAATTACCTTAGAACGCTCGGAAATTAAAGAAATTCCTAGGGATAGTATTGTGGTGTTAGCTACAGGTCCTTTAACCAGTGATAGTCTTGCTCAACAACTACAAGATTTAACAGGAATGGATTACCTGAACTTTTTTGATGCGGCAAGTCCCATTATTGTCGGGGAGTCTATTAACAGGGATATAGCGTTTTTAGCTTCTCGTTACGACAAAGGAGAAGCGGCCTATCTCAACTGCCCGATGGATAAAGAGCAGTACCTGCATTTTTGGCAAGAATTATGTAGAGCAGAACAAGCAGAATTGAAAGACTTTGAGCGAGAAAGTGCTAACTTTTTTGAAGGCTGTTTACCCATAGAGGAATTAGCACAACGGGGAGAAGATACCATGAGATATGGTCCTCTTAAGCCCATTGGTTTATTTGATTCTCGGTTGGGGGACTTCAAAGCTCCTGAAAATAAAGCTAAAAGACCCTATGCCGTTGTACAACTTAGACAAGAAGACAAGGCAGGACAACTCTGGAATATGGTAGGATTTCAAACTAATTTACGTTGGGGAGAGCAGAAACGGGTATTTCGCTTAATTCCGGGGTTGGAAAATGCTGAATTTGTCCGCATGGGGGTCATGCACAAAAACACTTTTCTCAATGCACCTCAACTCTTAAAACCCACCTTACAATTTAAGTATCGAGATACCTTATTAGCCGCAGGACAATTAATCGGTACGGAAGGTTACACCGCCGCCGCCGCAGGAGGATGGTTAGCTGGTACGAATGCGGCGAGAATTGCTTTAAATCAATGTCCGATTACTCTTCCTAATGTCACCATGATGGGAGCTTTAATGGATTTTATTAGTACTGCTGATGCGAAACACTTTCAGCCCATGCCTCCTAACTTTGGTATTTTGCCCAATCTTCCCCAGAAAATTCGCAATAAACGAGAACGTTATCAAGCCTATGCAAGTCGTTCTTTAGAAGCGGTACGGAGTTCGGGGTTAGGAGTTAGGAGTTAG
- a CDS encoding response regulator: MIKILVVDDNHTPREVISEALKQFNIQVTEASNGVEATKIIEKEKFNLVITDVVMPEMNGYELCRWIKSNPGTEKVPVIICSTKGEEFDIHWATKQGADAYIIKPFKTMELLKTIKYLLKHNVG, from the coding sequence ATGATTAAAATTTTAGTAGTCGATGATAATCACACACCCAGAGAAGTGATCAGCGAAGCACTGAAACAATTTAATATTCAAGTAACCGAAGCATCCAATGGGGTAGAGGCAACCAAAATCATTGAGAAAGAAAAATTCAACCTCGTAATTACTGATGTAGTTATGCCTGAAATGAATGGCTATGAATTATGTCGTTGGATAAAGAGTAATCCCGGAACAGAAAAAGTCCCTGTAATCATTTGCTCTACAAAAGGAGAAGAATTTGATATTCACTGGGCAACCAAACAAGGGGCTGATGCTTATATTATCAAGCCTTTTAAAACGATGGAACTATTAAAAACCATCAAATATTTACTCAAGCATAATGTAGGATAA
- the thiL gene encoding thiamine-phosphate kinase, with protein MYIKDIGEHQLLSIVNQYCDQTINGDDGAIIPFDSDKNLVVTTDILVENVHFSDRTTPPESVGYRGVTANLSDIAAMGGMPIGITVGLSLRGDTEINWVEKLYQGMKKCLTPYHINILGGDITKSDTNTISITALGKVSPSQGIYRHQAQVGDVILVTGNHGLSRAGLEILLYPEKYSHIPSQIREKVIFAHQYPKPRLEVIKYLHELCQCGYPIAGMDSSDGLADAIIQICHQSKVGARLDRTSIIIDEAISTIIDRKTAFEWVLYGGEDFELVLCLPLNLARKIQQKFGEECQIIGQITSSLEMQIIDQQNSNLQLPLNQKKTFQHF; from the coding sequence ATGTATATTAAAGACATTGGTGAACATCAACTATTATCAATCGTAAATCAGTATTGTGACCAAACCATTAATGGTGATGATGGGGCAATCATACCTTTTGATAGTGATAAAAACTTAGTCGTTACCACTGATATTTTAGTCGAAAATGTTCATTTCAGCGATCGCACTACGCCTCCAGAATCGGTTGGTTATCGTGGTGTAACTGCTAACTTGTCAGATATAGCCGCCATGGGGGGAATGCCAATAGGTATTACCGTAGGTTTATCCCTCAGAGGTGACACAGAAATTAATTGGGTAGAAAAACTTTATCAGGGAATGAAAAAATGTTTAACCCCATATCACATCAATATTCTTGGCGGAGATATAACTAAATCTGACACTAACACTATCTCCATTACAGCCTTGGGAAAAGTTTCTCCGTCTCAGGGTATCTATCGTCATCAAGCACAAGTGGGCGATGTCATTTTAGTAACAGGTAATCATGGATTGTCAAGGGCAGGGTTAGAAATCCTCCTCTATCCCGAAAAATATAGTCATATACCCTCTCAAATTAGAGAAAAGGTCATTTTTGCCCATCAATACCCGAAACCTCGCTTAGAGGTAATAAAATACTTACATGAACTATGTCAATGTGGTTATCCCATTGCAGGAATGGATAGTAGTGACGGATTAGCCGATGCTATTATACAAATATGCCATCAAAGTAAAGTAGGGGCAAGACTCGATCGCACCTCAATTATCATCGACGAAGCAATTTCAACTATTATCGACAGAAAAACAGCCTTTGAGTGGGTGCTTTATGGAGGAGAAGATTTTGAATTAGTATTATGTTTACCCTTAAACTTAGCAAGGAAAATTCAGCAAAAATTCGGAGAAGAATGTCAAATTATTGGTCAAATAACATCATCATTAGAAATGCAAATAATTGATCAACAAAATAGCAATTTACAACTCCCACTAAATCAGAAAAAAACTTTCCAGCATTTTTAG
- a CDS encoding tetratricopeptide repeat protein — MKENLPIIYISILLGLLLIVAILLFRQIIKTRRTESRFSKLQNKLQNQKGTAQEYYELAGIYLDKKLFVQAVQLLQRGLKSDEGIEPENKALMYNALGFAYFSQEQYDIAIRNYKEAIKLYPEYTIALNNLGNVYEKKQLITQAFECYKKTLEFDPKNMVATKRVQSLEKRLVVN; from the coding sequence ATGAAAGAGAATTTACCTATAATTTATATCTCTATTTTATTGGGCTTATTATTAATAGTTGCTATCCTTTTATTTAGACAAATCATTAAAACTAGGCGAACAGAATCTCGCTTTTCCAAGCTACAAAATAAACTCCAAAATCAAAAAGGAACTGCCCAAGAATACTACGAATTAGCAGGAATTTACTTAGATAAAAAACTATTTGTACAAGCAGTACAATTATTGCAAAGAGGTTTAAAAAGCGATGAAGGAATAGAGCCTGAGAATAAGGCATTGATGTATAATGCTTTAGGTTTTGCCTATTTTTCTCAAGAACAATATGATATTGCTATTCGTAACTATAAAGAGGCAATTAAATTATATCCTGAATATACTATAGCTTTAAATAATTTAGGAAACGTTTACGAGAAAAAACAGTTAATTACTCAGGCATTTGAGTGTTATAAAAAAACCCTTGAATTTGATCCTAAAAATATGGTAGCAACGAAAAGAGTCCAATCTCTTGAAAAACGTCTGGTAGTGAACTAA
- a CDS encoding single-stranded DNA-binding protein — translation MNSCVLMGKIVRSPQLRYTQDNQLAIAEMMVEFENISPNSPPNTLKVVAWGNLALDVEKNYIEGNEVVVTGRLKMDLVERQNYKEKVAELTLSHIYPLSGSNPPHNPDNVVSLNSYQSNEDADDYSFDEGEIDGKNLDNIPF, via the coding sequence ATGAATAGCTGTGTTTTAATGGGAAAAATTGTCCGTAGTCCTCAATTACGATATACTCAGGACAATCAGTTGGCGATCGCAGAAATGATGGTAGAATTTGAAAATATATCGCCCAATAGTCCTCCTAATACCTTAAAAGTTGTAGCGTGGGGTAATTTAGCTTTGGATGTAGAAAAAAATTACATAGAAGGTAATGAAGTAGTGGTAACGGGGCGTTTAAAAATGGATTTAGTAGAGAGGCAAAATTATAAAGAAAAAGTCGCCGAGTTAACTCTTTCCCATATTTATCCTCTTTCGGGTAGTAACCCTCCTCATAATCCCGATAATGTCGTTAGTTTAAATAGTTATCAATCCAACGAAGATGCCGATGATTACAGTTTTGATGAAGGGGAAATAGATGGTAAAAATTTAGATAATATACCCTTTTAA
- the nblS gene encoding two-component system sensor histidine kinase NblS, producing MQVFKEIIARWWSEFTLQTKLMAIATLVVSLFMSSITFWAVNSIQQDAQMNDTRFGRDLGLLLASNVAPLLAEEDLTQVARFSGRFFHSTSSVRYIIYSNKEGEIIFGIPFSQQEVKNSFTLQRKLQLPEEYNPTVNIPVVRQHLTPDGKVTDVFVPISNDNEYLGVLAIGINPNPTVVASSNLTRDVTIAVFISIWAMVILGGVFNALTITQPIKELLMGVKNIAAGNFKQRIDLPLGGELGELILSFNDMAERLEKYEEQNIEELTAEKAKLETLVATIADGAILLDSQLKLVLVNPTARKMFGWEETHILGENLLEYLPQEVTQQLQQPLENISYGEHPEEENNNNSILPTRGEFTVTITKPQHHTFRILLTQVLDQNRENIKGIVMTVQDITREVELNEAKSQFISNVSHELRTPLFNIKSFIETLFEYGDDLTESEKLEFLQTANHETDRLTRLVNDVLDLSRLESSRSYQFNSLDLAQPIEQTLRTYQLNAKDKNIELVQEVEADLPSIWGHYDLLLQVFTNLVGNALKFTPEGGKVTVRAYGVKGDPENNHDITHVRVEVADTGIGIAPEDQEAIFDRFFRVENRVHTLEGTGLGLSIVKNITEKHNSRIHLISEVGAGTTFWFDLLIYQPETKLNNHLEEELKTLTN from the coding sequence GTGCAAGTCTTTAAGGAAATTATCGCCCGTTGGTGGTCAGAATTTACATTACAAACTAAATTAATGGCGATCGCTACTTTAGTAGTATCCTTGTTTATGAGTAGTATAACTTTTTGGGCTGTCAACTCCATTCAACAAGATGCTCAAATGAATGACACTCGTTTTGGCAGAGATTTAGGATTGCTTTTAGCCAGTAATGTCGCCCCCCTATTAGCAGAAGAAGACTTAACCCAAGTCGCTAGATTTTCAGGGAGATTTTTTCATAGCACTTCCAGCGTTCGTTATATCATCTACAGTAATAAAGAAGGGGAAATAATTTTTGGCATACCTTTTTCTCAACAAGAAGTAAAAAACTCATTTACTCTCCAACGCAAACTACAATTACCAGAAGAATATAACCCCACTGTTAATATCCCCGTTGTTAGACAACACCTTACCCCTGATGGAAAAGTAACCGATGTTTTCGTACCCATTTCTAACGACAATGAATATTTAGGGGTTTTAGCCATTGGAATTAATCCCAATCCCACCGTTGTAGCGTCTTCTAATCTAACCAGAGATGTTACTATTGCAGTATTTATCTCCATTTGGGCAATGGTAATCTTAGGAGGAGTATTCAACGCTCTAACCATAACTCAACCCATTAAAGAATTACTTATGGGGGTAAAAAACATCGCCGCAGGAAACTTTAAACAGAGAATAGATTTACCCCTTGGAGGAGAATTAGGGGAATTAATCCTTAGCTTTAACGATATGGCGGAGAGACTGGAAAAATATGAAGAACAAAACATTGAAGAATTAACCGCCGAAAAGGCTAAATTAGAAACCCTTGTGGCTACTATTGCTGATGGTGCAATTTTACTCGACTCACAGTTAAAACTTGTATTAGTTAATCCTACCGCCAGAAAAATGTTTGGTTGGGAAGAAACCCACATTCTGGGGGAAAATCTTTTAGAATACCTCCCTCAAGAAGTTACTCAACAACTGCAACAACCCCTAGAAAATATCTCCTATGGAGAGCATCCCGAAGAAGAAAACAATAATAATAGTATCCTGCCCACTAGGGGAGAATTTACCGTTACGATTACCAAACCTCAACATCACACTTTTCGCATTCTCTTAACCCAAGTATTAGACCAAAATAGGGAAAATATTAAGGGTATAGTCATGACAGTACAAGACATTACCAGAGAAGTGGAATTAAATGAAGCAAAAAGCCAATTTATTAGCAATGTATCCCATGAATTGAGGACTCCCTTATTCAATATCAAATCTTTCATTGAAACTCTTTTTGAATACGGAGATGATTTAACAGAAAGTGAAAAACTAGAATTTTTACAAACTGCCAATCATGAAACAGACAGACTAACGCGCTTAGTTAATGATGTTTTAGACCTATCACGGCTTGAATCTTCCCGTAGCTATCAATTTAATTCCCTTGATTTAGCTCAACCCATCGAACAAACCTTAAGAACATATCAACTCAATGCCAAAGATAAAAATATTGAACTTGTTCAAGAAGTAGAAGCCGATTTACCATCTATTTGGGGACATTATGATCTTTTACTACAAGTATTTACCAATTTGGTGGGCAATGCCCTTAAATTTACCCCAGAAGGCGGAAAAGTCACAGTAAGGGCTTACGGAGTTAAAGGAGACCCAGAAAATAATCATGATATAACTCATGTTAGGGTTGAAGTCGCAGATACAGGGATTGGTATTGCACCTGAAGATCAAGAAGCAATATTCGATCGCTTCTTTAGAGTAGAAAACAGAGTTCACACCTTAGAAGGGACAGGTTTAGGCTTATCCATCGTCAAAAACATCACGGAAAAACATAATAGCCGTATTCATTTAATCAGTGAGGTGGGAGCAGGTACAACTTTTTGGTTTGATTTATTGATTTATCAACCAGAAACAAAATTGAATAATCACCTAGAAGAAGAATTAAAAACTCTTACTAACTGA
- a CDS encoding DUF4340 domain-containing protein, producing the protein MKLNRNTIILFITAFSLMGLVFLTEIRKDGFNISPVGKQEDSIPSIFPFKTEEIQALEIKTNGQLIAFEKTGNEPLSWMMKQPENTKASDAAIAFLLNLFPSATKKIELLATDEQRKEYGINNNSPTITITLKNSDRYQMILGKSNFDDTQIYAEVIFPEQEKIKPQIYLVSKSFQYALERNFDEWRERGN; encoded by the coding sequence ATGAAGTTAAATCGCAATACAATAATTTTGTTTATCACTGCATTTAGTTTAATGGGGTTGGTGTTTTTAACGGAAATCAGGAAAGATGGTTTTAATATTTCTCCCGTTGGTAAACAAGAGGATAGTATTCCGTCTATTTTTCCTTTTAAAACTGAGGAAATACAAGCCTTAGAGATTAAAACAAATGGTCAATTGATAGCTTTTGAAAAAACTGGTAATGAGCCACTATCTTGGATGATGAAACAACCGGAAAATACTAAAGCGAGTGATGCTGCGATCGCATTTTTACTGAATCTTTTTCCCAGTGCTACAAAAAAAATAGAATTATTAGCAACAGATGAACAAAGAAAGGAATATGGCATTAACAACAACTCTCCTACTATCACTATAACCCTAAAAAACAGTGATCGCTATCAGATGATATTGGGTAAATCTAACTTTGATGATACTCAAATTTATGCGGAGGTGATTTTTCCAGAACAAGAAAAGATAAAACCGCAGATTTATTTAGTTTCTAAGAGTTTTCAATATGCTTTGGAAAGAAATTTTGATGAATGGCGAGAGAGAGGGAATTAA